From Caretta caretta isolate rCarCar2 chromosome 14, rCarCar1.hap1, whole genome shotgun sequence, the proteins below share one genomic window:
- the LOC125628905 gene encoding olfactory receptor 6N1-like, giving the protein MADCRNQTAITEFFLLGFGDHPNLQILLFLMFLVIYMATMVGNILIVVLIVADQHLHSPMYFFLGNLSCVETCYTSAILPRMLASLLTGDKTISVSGCITQLYFFGSLAGTECYLLAAMSYDRYLAICKPLHYSTLMNTRFSFQLAAGSWLNGLWAITILVLFLSQLIFCGPNEIDHLYCDPLPLIELSCSDTHQVILADFILACVFTLPPFLLTLTSYMCIIATILRIPSTTGRQKAFSTCSSHLIVVTIFYGTIMIVYMLPKRDTLRDLNKVVSLCYTVLTPLVNPLIYSLRNREVKEALRKAVSKCAFRKNVQRL; this is encoded by the coding sequence ATGGCAGACTGCAGAAACCAAACAGCCATCACTGAATTCTTCCTCCTGGGATTCGGGGATCACCCTAACCTGCAAATTCTTCTCTTCCTGATGTTCCTTGTGATATACATGGCAACCATGGTTGGGAACATCCTCATTGTGGTGCTCATTGTGGCTGACCAGCATCTTCAcagccccatgtacttcttcctggggaattTGTCCTGTGTAGAGACCTGCTACACCTCAGCCATCCTGCCCCggatgctggccagtctcctgactggggacaaaACCATCTCAGTCAGTGGCTGCATCACACAACTGTATTTCTTTGGGTCTCTGGCAGGTACAGAATGCTATCTCCTAGCAGCGatgtcttatgatcggtatttagCGATATGTAAACCCCTCCACTATTCAACTCTTATGAATACAAGGTTTTCCTTCCAGTTGGCTGCTGGCTCCTGGTTAAATGGTCTTTGGGCTATTACCATCTTGGTCTTATTCCTATCACAGTTAATATTCTGTGGCCCAAATGAAATTGACCATTTGTATTGTGATCCCCTCCCACTGATAGAGCTCTCCTGCAGTGACACCCACCAGGTCATATTGGCGGATTTCATACTAGCCTGTGTATTCACCCTGCCTCCATTCCTACTAACCCTGACATCCTACATGTGCATCATCGCCACaatcctgagaatcccttccaccaccgggaggcaaaaggccttttccacgtgctcctctcacctcattgtggtgaCAATTTTCTATGGAACCATAATGATTGTCTACATGCTACCGAAACGTGATACACTGAGAGACCTAAACAAAGTGGTCTCTCTTTGCTACACAGTCCTGACTCCCCTGGtaaaccccctcatctacagcctgagaaacagagaggtcAAGGAAGCTTTGAGGAAAGCAGTCAGTAAATGTGCCTTTCGCAAAAATGTGCAGAGACTCTGA